CGGTGCGGTTCGCCGCCGAGTCCATCGTCACCACGGCCTGCACGATCAGATTGTCGAATTCGAGCGTTTCGACCAGGTCCGAATTCCAGACCAGCGAGCGATCCGAGGTGCCGACGTCGCTGATGCCGCCATGCACCTTGTGAATCAGGTTCTGGCCTTCGTGCAGGATTTCGCCGGTGCGGAACACCGCGCAATTGGTCTGCATCACGTGCTGCATGCCGTCGCGCAGTTTCGCGGTCGGCGTGCCGCCCGAGGCGTAGCGATAATGGTCGAGCCGGCCGAGCGCCAGGTCGGCGGAGCCGGCCGGCAGTTCGGGCTGCTTGCCGTTCGGCGTCAGCTTTTCGGCGCAGCGCAACGCGGCGGCGCGGCCGAACACGACGAGATCGATCAGCGAGTTGGAGCCGAGGCGGTTGGCGCCGTGCACGGAGACGCAGGCGGCTTCGCCGATCGCCATCAGGCCGGGCACCACGGCGTTGTCGTCGCCGTTCTTCTTGGTCAGCACTTCGGCGTGGAAGTTGGTCGGGATGCCGCCCATGTTGTAGTGCACGGTCGGCACGATCGGGATCGGCTCGCGGGTGACGTCGACATTGGCGAAGATCTTCGCCGATTCGGAAATGCCGGGCAGCCGTTCGTGCAGCACCTTGGGATCGAGGTGGTCGAGGTGCAGGAAGATGTGATCCTTCTTCTTGCCGACGCCGCGGCCTTCGCGGATTTCGATCGTCATCGCGCGCGAGACCACGTCGCGCGACGCCAGATCCTTGGCGGACGGCGCATAGCGCTCCATGAAGCGCTCGCCGTCGGAATTGACGAGATAGCCGCCTTCGCCGCGCGCGCCTTCGGTGACGAGACAGCCCGAACCGTAGATGCCGGTCGGGTGGAACTGGATGAATTCCATGTCCTGCATCGGCAGCCCCGCGCGCAGCACCATGCCGCCGCCGTCGCCGGTGCAGGTATGGGCCGAGGTGCAGGAGGCATAGGCGCGGCCATAGCCGCCGGTGGCGAGGATCGTGGTCTGGGCGCGGAAGCGATGCAGCGTGCCGTCGTCGAGCTTGAGCGCGACGACGCCGCGGCAGACGCCCTGGTCGTCCATGATCAGGTCGATGGCGAAGAACTCGATGTAAAATTCGGCCGAGTGGCGCAGCGCCTGGCCGTACATCGTGTGCAGCATGGCGTGGCCGGTGCGGTCGGCGGCAGCACAGGTGCGCTGCGCCTGGCCCTTGCCGTAGTCCAGGGTCATGCCGCCGAACGGGCGCTGGTAGATCTTGCCGTCCTCGGTGCGCGAGAACGGCACGCCCCAATGTTCGAGCTCGTAGACGGCGTCGGGCGCATTGCGCACCATGTATTCGATCGCGTCCTGGTCGCCGAGCCAGTCCGACCCCTTGACGGTGTCGTACATGTGCCAGCGCCAGTCGTCCGGATGCATGTTGCCGAGCGAGGCCGAGATGCCGCCTTGCGCCGCGACCGTATGCGAGCGCGTCGGGAATACCTTGGTGATGCAGGCGGTGCGCAGGCCGGCCTCGCTGCAGCCGACCACGGCGCGCAGGCCGGCGCCGCCGGCCCCGACGACCACGACGTCGTAGGTGTGGTCTTCGATCGGATAGGCTTTTCCGTTGGTGGCGGGGCCACTGCCGTTGTTGCCGTTGCCGTTAGTTTCACCGGCCATGGGTTAGACTCCCGACGACAATTTTAGAATGGCGTAGATCGAGGCCAGCGCCACCGCGAAACAGAAGAAGTTGTTGGCCATCACGCTGGCGAGTTTCAGCTTCTCGTTATGGATGTAGTCCTCGATCACGACCTGCATGCCGATCTTCATGTGCCAGGCGCTGGCGATGATGAACAGCAGCAGGATGATCGCGATCGGCGCCGAGCCGAGAATTTGCGCCGCACCGGCCTGGTTGCGGCCGATCAGCATCAGGACCACCACGATGACGGGCACGATCAGCAGCACCATCGCCACGGCGGTGAGGCGCTGGCGCCAGAAATCGCCAGTGCCGGAATGCGAGGCGCCGAGCGCGCGGACACGCGCCAGCGGCGTGCGCATCGAGGGAGATTTTGGCGCGGTCATCGGCCACCTCCGATCGTGTAGGCGACGATCCAAACCAGCACCGTCAGCGTAATGCCGCCGATCGCGGCACCCCAGGTAAGGCCCTCGCGCTCGCTGGCCTTGAAGCCGTAGCCGAGGTCCCAGACGAAATGGCGCAGCCCGGAGAGCAGATGGTGCAGCAGCGCCCAGGTGTAGCCGAACACGATCAGCCGGCCGATGAAGCTGCCGGTAAAGGCCTGCACATGGGCGTAGGCGGTGGGGCCGGAGGCGGCGGCAATCAGCCACCAGGCCAGCAGCAGGGTGCCGAAATACAGCGCCACGCCGGTGGCGCGGTGGACGATGGAAAGCGCCATCGTCAGGGTCCAGCGATATGTCTGCAGATGCGGCGAAAGCGGTCGTTCGATCCTGGCGGTCATCGGCGGCTTTGAAGTTGGCGGGCCGCGGGACGGCCCTTCGGGGGATCGCGGTTAAAGTAATTCTATTTACGAAGTCGAAACAGCGAGCGCAACGACCAAAATCACCAATTCCGAACGGCGGTTCATACCTATGGAGGAGGCCTGCAATTGCAGGCGTTGACAAACCCCCATGGTGGTCCATGGCTGGCGCCGTGCTGGTATACCTGAAGCACGATTCATGAACGCGCGCGTCTCGTCGCTCGGCCAAGGGACTGCAGGGAAACGACAGGGGGAACCACGGATGGCAATCGCCGGGCTTAATGTCGCCGAGCTTGTCGAGCTGGCGCTGATGCTGGTCGCCGTCGGCGCGATATCGGGGTTTTTCGCCGGCGTGTTCGGGATCGGCGGCGGCGCGATCCTGGTGCCGGTGTTCTACGAATGCTTCCGGCTCGCCGGCGTGCCGCTGGAAGTGCGGATGCCGCTCTGCATCGGCACCTCGCTCGCCATCATCATCCCGACCTCGATCAGCTCGTTCCGCGCCCATTACGCCCGCGGGGCGGTGGATATGGCGATCCTCAAGGCCTGGCTGGTCCCGATCGTGATCGGTGTCATCGCCGGCGGCGTCACCGCGCGCTACGCGCCGGAGCGGCTGTTCAAAATTGTGTTCGTCTGCGTGGCCTGGACCGCCGCGGCGCGGCTGATCCTGGGCCGCGCGAGCTGGAAGCTCGGCGACGAATTCCCGCAAGGGTCGCTGATGAAGATCTACGGGTTCGTGGTCGGGCTGCTCTCGACCCTGATGGGAGTCGGCGGCGGGCTGTTCCTCAACCTCTTGATGACGTTCTACGGCCGGCCGATCCATCAGGCGGTCGCGACCTCGTCGGCGCTGGCGGTCCTGATCTCGATCCCCGGCGCGATCGGCTACGTCTATGCCGGTTGGCCGGCGGCCGCGCACTATCCCGACGTCACGGCGCTGCAACTGCCGTTCGCACTCGGTTATGTCTCGCTGATCGGCGCCTTGCTGGTCATGCCGACCAGCCTCCTGGTCGCGCCGTTCGGCGTGAGGGCCGCGCACGCGATGTCGAAGCGCACGCTGGAGCTGGCGTTCGGCAGCTACCTGTTCATCGTCGGCAGCCGCTTTGTGGTAAGTCTGGTGTCAGGGCAGTAAACTCTCCGCGGGAGTCGATATGACCAGCACGCCTCCTCCCATCATGCCAGCGACGATCCCGCCAGAACTCGATCGCTGGAATTGGGGCGCGTTTCTGCTCAATTGGATATGGGGTGTCGGCAACAACACCTTCATTGCATTACTGACGCTCATTCCCGGTGTCGGCATTATCATGATCTTCGTGCTTGGCGCCAAAGGCAGCCGTTGGGCATGGCGCAACGGGCGGTGGGACAGCATCGAGCATTTCAAACGGACCCAGCGCCTGTGGGCGATCTGGGGCGTCGTGATCTGGCTCGGCTCCATTGTGCTGTTCGGCGGAATCTTTGGCGGCACCTTCTATCTGCTCCAGCATTCGGGCGCCTACGAGCTTGGCGTATCGAGGCTCCAGGCCAGCGCCGAAGCGGCCGCCGTGCTCGGGACCCCGATCACGGCCGGCACGCCGCTGGGCTCGGTTTCGAGCAGCGGATCGTCCGGCCGCGCTTTTCTCAATTTTTCGGCGACCGGGCCGAAGGCCTCAGGGCGGATTTTCCTGGAGGCGATCAGGCAAGACGGTGTTTGGTCGCTCAAGCAACTCAGGCTCAAGGTCGACGGCCGCAATGATGCGATTGATCTTCTCCAGCAATCGAGAGCGGAGCTCGAAGGTTTCACCGTCGTTCCGGGGCGATGCGTAGCATCGAACCCGGAATCTCGAGATTCCGGGTCTGGTGCTAACGCACCATCCCGGAATGACGAAGGCGTGGATTGCGTCGCTTCGCGCAATGACGGCTGAAGTGCAGTCCTACTTCGCGTAGATATTCGCGTAGGTATCCCGCAAAATATTCTTCTGCACCTTGCCCATGGCGTTGCGCGGCAGTTCGTCGACGACGAACACGCGCTTCGGCATCTTGAATTTCGCCAGCCGGCCGTCGAGCGCCTTCAGGACGCCGGCTTCGGTAACGTCGGCTCCCTTGGTGCAGACCAGCACGGCGGTGACGCCTTCGCCGAAATCGGCATGCGGCACGCCGATCACGGCGGATTCGACCACGCCCGGCATGGCGTCGATCTCGCTCTCGATTTCCTTCGGATAGACGTTGAAGCCGCCGGAGATCACCAGATCCTTGCCGCGGCCGAGAATGTGCACATAGCCTTTGTCGTCGATCTTGCCGAGATCGCCGGTGATGAAGAAGCCGTCGGCACGGAATTCGGCTTTTGTTTTCTCCGGCATCCGCCAATAACCCTTGAACACGTTCGGGCCCTTGACCTCGATCATGCCGATGGTGTCGGGCGCGAGCGCCTTGCCGGTGTCGGGATCGGTGACGCGCACGGACACGCCGGGCAAGGGAAGGCCGACCGCGCCGGGGACACGATCGCCGTCATAGGGGTTCGAAGTGTTCATGTTGGTTTCGGTCATGCCGTAACGTTCGAGGATGGCAAAACCAGTTCGCGCCGACCATTCGCGATGGGTATCGGCGAGCAGCGGCGCCGAGCCCGAAATGAACAGCCGCATGTGCTTGGTGGATTCTTTCGTCAGCGCCGGGCTCTGCAGCAGCCTTGTATAGAAGGTCGGCACGCCCATCAGCACGGTGGCCCGCGGCATCAGCTTGATCATCAGTTCCGGATCGAGCTTCGGCAGGAAGATCATCGAGGCGCGCGCGAACAGCGTGACGTTGCTCGCCACGAACAGGCCATGGGTGTGATAGATCGGCAGCGCGTGGATCAGGACGTCCTTGTCGGTGAAGCGCCAGTAGTCGACCAGGCCCAGGGAATTCGACGCCAGATTGTCATGCGTCAACATCGCGCCCTTGGAGCGGCCGGTGGTGCCTGAGGTGTAGAGGATCGCGGCGAGGTCATCGTCGGCACGCGCGACAGTGCT
The Bradyrhizobium sp. KBS0727 genome window above contains:
- a CDS encoding malonyl-CoA synthase, producing the protein MNANLFSRLFDKSDNPNRLAIEMLDGTHISYGDLIARAGQMANVLVSRGVKPGDRVAAQTEKSVPALVLYLATVRAGAVYLPLNTAYTLNELDYFIGDAEPSLVVCDPSKAEGIGAIAAKVNAKVETLGADGKGSLTDAAAKAPSEFSTVARADDDLAAILYTSGTTGRSKGAMLTHDNLASNSLGLVDYWRFTDKDVLIHALPIYHTHGLFVASNVTLFARASMIFLPKLDPELMIKLMPRATVLMGVPTFYTRLLQSPALTKESTKHMRLFISGSAPLLADTHREWSARTGFAILERYGMTETNMNTSNPYDGDRVPGAVGLPLPGVSVRVTDPDTGKALAPDTIGMIEVKGPNVFKGYWRMPEKTKAEFRADGFFITGDLGKIDDKGYVHILGRGKDLVISGGFNVYPKEIESEIDAMPGVVESAVIGVPHADFGEGVTAVLVCTKGADVTEAGVLKALDGRLAKFKMPKRVFVVDELPRNAMGKVQKNILRDTYANIYAK
- a CDS encoding cytochrome c oxidase assembly factor Coa1 family protein, which encodes MTSTPPPIMPATIPPELDRWNWGAFLLNWIWGVGNNTFIALLTLIPGVGIIMIFVLGAKGSRWAWRNGRWDSIEHFKRTQRLWAIWGVVIWLGSIVLFGGIFGGTFYLLQHSGAYELGVSRLQASAEAAAVLGTPITAGTPLGSVSSSGSSGRAFLNFSATGPKASGRIFLEAIRQDGVWSLKQLRLKVDGRNDAIDLLQQSRAELEGFTVVPGRCVASNPESRDSGSGANAPSRNDEGVDCVASRNDG
- the sdhD gene encoding succinate dehydrogenase, hydrophobic membrane anchor protein, whose protein sequence is MRTPLARVRALGASHSGTGDFWRQRLTAVAMVLLIVPVIVVVLMLIGRNQAGAAQILGSAPIAIILLLFIIASAWHMKIGMQVVIEDYIHNEKLKLASVMANNFFCFAVALASIYAILKLSSGV
- a CDS encoding sulfite exporter TauE/SafE family protein — translated: MAIAGLNVAELVELALMLVAVGAISGFFAGVFGIGGGAILVPVFYECFRLAGVPLEVRMPLCIGTSLAIIIPTSISSFRAHYARGAVDMAILKAWLVPIVIGVIAGGVTARYAPERLFKIVFVCVAWTAAARLILGRASWKLGDEFPQGSLMKIYGFVVGLLSTLMGVGGGLFLNLLMTFYGRPIHQAVATSSALAVLISIPGAIGYVYAGWPAAAHYPDVTALQLPFALGYVSLIGALLVMPTSLLVAPFGVRAAHAMSKRTLELAFGSYLFIVGSRFVVSLVSGQ
- the sdhA gene encoding succinate dehydrogenase flavoprotein subunit; this encodes MAGETNGNGNNGSGPATNGKAYPIEDHTYDVVVVGAGGAGLRAVVGCSEAGLRTACITKVFPTRSHTVAAQGGISASLGNMHPDDWRWHMYDTVKGSDWLGDQDAIEYMVRNAPDAVYELEHWGVPFSRTEDGKIYQRPFGGMTLDYGKGQAQRTCAAADRTGHAMLHTMYGQALRHSAEFYIEFFAIDLIMDDQGVCRGVVALKLDDGTLHRFRAQTTILATGGYGRAYASCTSAHTCTGDGGGMVLRAGLPMQDMEFIQFHPTGIYGSGCLVTEGARGEGGYLVNSDGERFMERYAPSAKDLASRDVVSRAMTIEIREGRGVGKKKDHIFLHLDHLDPKVLHERLPGISESAKIFANVDVTREPIPIVPTVHYNMGGIPTNFHAEVLTKKNGDDNAVVPGLMAIGEAACVSVHGANRLGSNSLIDLVVFGRAAALRCAEKLTPNGKQPELPAGSADLALGRLDHYRYASGGTPTAKLRDGMQHVMQTNCAVFRTGEILHEGQNLIHKVHGGISDVGTSDRSLVWNSDLVETLEFDNLIVQAVVTMDSAANRTESRGAHAREDFAARDDKNWMKHTLVWIDNGGKSTIDYRPVHDYTMTNDVQYIPPKARVY
- the sdhC gene encoding succinate dehydrogenase, cytochrome b556 subunit → MTARIERPLSPHLQTYRWTLTMALSIVHRATGVALYFGTLLLAWWLIAAASGPTAYAHVQAFTGSFIGRLIVFGYTWALLHHLLSGLRHFVWDLGYGFKASEREGLTWGAAIGGITLTVLVWIVAYTIGGGR